In the Hermetia illucens chromosome 1, iHerIll2.2.curated.20191125, whole genome shotgun sequence genome, aaaccctACAGGGTGAAGTAAAATAACAGTGAAAACACGGAAAATTTTCATTCTAGAATTCATAACTTCTAGTTATATGGATGCTTCTAAGGCTCAATAGTTAGATAGGTTAACCACTAACCTAAACAAAGAAAGATCATGAATTTAAAATTAGGGTAtaacaaagaaattaataaggaTGACATGCTTTGAGCCAGAAGAAGCCCTCCTCGCGACACATTACCAATTCGAAACCACTCTAGAGCCACCAATCACTAAGTAgtttgcgaggaaaaaatttcaaattttcaaagcgCTTTTGCGGCGTCACCTAAATAGGGAAAAATAGGCCAACGAGACATACATGCGATTCCTGACAGTTTAGACCTCTTTTAGCATCCACCGTATGAGATAAACTCTAGTGAAACCTCATCGTCTAAACCAGAACAGATAAGCTTTTAGTGAACTTAATCCTGATCGCCGCCTCGAATAGTAGGAATGACACTTAACTGAAACAGCAAGCGCCagtcaatgaaggcaaagaatgatagaCCCATACGACTCCCAGAGGTAGGACATTTtcttaataaaattgaaatcgtcctgtgagttggggctaaATTACTTACTCAAGACattccctgcttgttgtaagaggcggctaaaagggatagaaatttgtgagctagcaacctgcaaattttgaaactttactgctaccgaaactaCAACAACGCTTCGGATTGGGACTGACGGCAACCTTTGGTTATCAGAAACggactataattggtttctgaaatctaAGGAAGCTCTTCGACAACGGCAGCGAGGGTCcccaaaatgctcgctttctgcaacttgagcgggatttccagtgatataaactggacattttggacctaagcgaagtaagattgcCAAACAAATGGCAatttgcttttgtactctggaaagccaagtggtagcagacgcgaatctgatGCCGAgttgcttttgacggctacAGCAAAGTGCGCtatcttgacctgggagctggtttctgacagacttttaaCTGCTAGATGTCTGTCCTGGTTAAGGGGCATCAcagttgtacaatgctacgcaccaacggagacttacgatataatggagaaagatgctttctgtgGGCAATTAAAAgcggttcaggggaagcttAACAAAAATGACATTGTGATCTCCATGTTTGAATATCAAGCGGGATCTGACAACATTTTGCTCCGAAATGGATGGGGAAACATTGTCTTCGCGACCGTAATagtaatggtggaaggttcgtAGATTTCTACAACCTCcactgagaatatcgataagcattgggccaccatcaaaaatgctcttatcTTGGGTGCTATACAGGCCATCGGCCACGTCTCAAAAGAACGTCATAAcacctggctgactgcggaatcgtggatcgatgaatggaatgggttgaaggctctactgaccgctgcgagtgatggcgcccgtgacgcgctcgaactccgatactgaacgaaattccgagaagttcTGCGtaatgtacgccgtgacaaaagagaattttcgATTGGGCTgaccagggaagcggaagatgccgcagatcacaatgatttcagaagtgtatacctcgtcacgaaagagcttgcatgtggtcacaaatcgttcgatggtcctgtgaaggacgccaacgatcgacttctcatctataatgatgaacaactgaagagatccaaagaacacttcactaagATCCTTAAcagtattatatccggtgagaTTCTTCCTCCTATTGTAGGTGAATTGGCTACTCACCGTAACCGGACTGTTCCTACAAACAGAAGAGATATCATTTcagtcatcaatgcactcaaaaggagtaaagccactggacttgacggtctccccgcagaactCATCGCTACACCTGTAGTTACTACAGATCTCCTGTTTCCACTTGTACGAAAATTCTGGGAATCCGTGACCTTTATAAGAGAGTGaaagaaagggatgatcgtcTAGaccccaaagaaggggacccgtttcaagtgtgacaattggaggggtatctgtgtaCTCTTTGCCGTggcaaataattctggaacgcactAAAGAACTTCTCAAAAGCGtaatcgacagaaagcaggctggtttccgttctggTTCCTCCTACATCAACCACATCAAAACCTTAcgaataattttggaacagggcgcggaatttagatctttgctgcatttgctcttcgtcgatttcgaaaaagctttccaTAACGTGATCacggagtgtatctggaatgctctacctagcagggcattccggagaaaccaatagctattatcagagcaacatatgatggtgTGCAAATGTCgcatgctgcaccgaggtaaaatctcggaggattttaagGTCCAAAGCGAGGATTTTGaggctaaatggctctggatttagaaagagagacaagtagagttAGCCTGAAGATAGGCACcagcaaaactaaggttctcagtctgatgggtcatcgcactctcgcTATCTGCTAATGAACAGAGCACCAAAAATGTCatgttgtatatctaggaagcatggtttctgccgacgccGGCccaaactagatgttgcccgtcgcgttaacagtgctagatctgctttcgctgtcCTGTTTGAAATCATCAAATGTAATTTTCTCAACAACGATCAATGAgtcaatataggctcggatcactaacTTGTAGGTATACTGCTTCGGGCTCGAATTATAACACCGCCTTGAAtcgccctctgacaatcaggtgcgggtgaatactgaaaccattcacaacaaagCCACAATTACCAAGTAGccaccaacaaatgtcaaaattaagaccagcttcggaaagtactaatcgaggcctttcatgtgatacctcacatgactagatttggtgaaaaaaatttgttccCCATTTTGTaaatatggggaccccccctaaattccacgtagaatgaTGCAACTCACTCTATacttgagcgttcacagttcccaccttgccCCCAAATTTCCCTATAACTGTCCCCGAGAcaaatgcgtgtaacagacagacggacaaacaaacactaagccgattttaataaggttttgttttacgcaaaaccttaaaaagtgagtTAATTACCCGAATTGCGAATCAGCAGAGCGATTCCTACCTGATACTCTAATAGTCTTGATCTTCTTGCGTTggtgttggaacttccccaacaTATGTGGTggacgttgacatcacatccacgTCatggggaaaatatgcagaataCCATGTGGTGTCTCTATCACAAAggccgttaaccaaattagcctggaagacTTTTGAGACCAGCATGCAGGAGCGGAGTCTACATACAACACGTGAGCACGTCGGAAGTTTAAGTGCTTGAGGACCTTCACTAGCAAGCAAGGCTCttatatgaggtatataaatgtcttgcagctagcGTACCAGCTAACAACCAACCCCGTCATTTTTCTAAGATGAGTGATTGCTTTTTTCCCACCCTGTAAAAACAGGAGGCAAAGTTAGCGCCTAGTTGCGAAAGTTCCTCAAATGGAACGCAAACGTTACCAGAGGCGTCAAAATCGCAAAGAAATATAAATTCCATCAACATATAATTACCGCTTCGAAAGCCAACAGTAACAGCCTCACACAATCGAAAGTTGGCACTAACGACGGTGCTCATAACAAAACTGAAATGATGGCGATGCCATTGCCACATATTCCTGACGAAGGCGAACGTAATGAGCATCTGCTCCGGAttcgtctgcaatttttccatcttCTCCGCTCCTTCGAAACAATACCGCATGGAAATTTCATTCTTTCACGGCTGATTGTAACTGACAGCCTATTGTTTAATGCAGCGAGTAATTAAATTAACCACGGATGCTGATAACAATGCGGCTGAAATTGTGCAAACAGGGACGCTTAGCTGCAGTCCCGTGCATcggtaggtggtgttgttggtGTTATCCTGCCGTGGCGCATATATTCAGTAATTGCAATTGATGTTGTTAACGGGGACTGGCTGCTGGTTGAATCCTGTACCAGTCAACTAGGCAGATGCTCAGGGCGTTTGTATCTATTTTCGGAGGAGTCCTATCTGTGATCATTTCCACATTACGCCTACCAGCTCTGATTAAACGGCATTTCAGCTGAAAATCCACTGATTTTGCATTGATTTTGGTATTTCCGCATTTAGAGGTGGCTGTTCCGGAAATAGCTAATGATATGCTTATTACTCATTCCGTGCAATTTGTCTATTAAGGGTGTGATATCTAAATTAGTTAAATCCGCCTTTGGGGACGTTTTTTTAGGGAATTCGGCACTCGAACTTGAGTAGTAAAGAAATCTGTGAGTTTCGTTTTTCATTTAATTGTGAACAGTGATTTGCATTTAAtacatagcgtttgtttcttatttctagcctaaatgtagcttatctaccataattatatattaaaacgggggtggctattacaatgtttGACCTGCCCGAGcttctctgacattactttAAATTACTTTTCACTTTAATCTTGACAAtttatgattaaaaaaaatggacatacatttggaaaaaaactgcgcctgcacctagaacgcgagaaggcttatctatcttctaacttaatctaatctaataaatattaggttgttgcacatgaaatggccgatttggtaatcaagtgaagttagctgCTATTTTGCtgcatcaaaccaccaccaattggcgctgttggtgtcggataatgaattataaatactcctacatttaatcaaggagtcatttcagttttgaccaccattgtgataacagtgaatagaaagaaaaaatgatggaaaagagccaagaacgtatactttttctgtaagaGTTCAATcttggtcataaagcagcggaggtgaccaagaacattaacagcgcatttggagctgatacaatAAGTGAACGAATCATATGGcggtggtttgaaaaattccggtcaggcgacgtaaaccttcaaagtgaaccACGTGCACATTCAGGAcaatcgattgacaacgacgagctgcctttgctagtcgaatctgaCACATGTCAGTCTATGAGAGACATTGCatagaaactgggcgtacactattcgacagtttcccggcacttgcaacaacttggaaaggtgaaaaagctccacaaatgggttccgcatgacgTCGCAAAACATGGTGCTTCGAGTGGAAATTTGCCGTTCTTTACTCactcgcaacagaagcgatccctttttgcacagaatagtgacatgtgatgaaaagtgtatattatacgacaatcgtcgccgatcagcacaatggctagatgctgatgaaccaccaaagcatatgccgaaaccgagcctccatccaaagaaggtaatggtgactgtttggtggtctacagctggagttatccactattcttttttggaacctggagaaacgataaatgcacagaaatactcgaggaaaaccaaaaattgagtattcaacggccgagattgatcaacagagatggtgtgatactctttCACGACAATGTACGACctaaaagttgaacgaattgcagtatgagactttgcctcatccaccatattcaccggacctttcgccaaccgactaccacttttttaagcatttgggtcattttttggcagaaaaacaatttagaaacgaacaggctgtcaaaattgccttcgacgaatttatcaacacgcgacagttggacttctacaaaacgggcatacatgctcttgaatctcgctgggagaagtgttttgaatcgactggcgcctactttgattaaataaataaatttttgtaaactttacactcatttcaaattttagtaccaaaacatttggaacaacctaataatacttaaatctaatgctTACATCTAATTTTTTaactcgcacttcttcatagctttggtcgagcaagagatccatgtaggggctccgtagcaaagaatcggttttatgaggactttgtcggcttagatttagtgcaaagaCCTTTTATGAAGAATAGAGTAGATATTtcttagtgcaccgcgtgctctgctgagagcaAGATTAAGGTGAGGGTCGAAtggtaggtgttcatgaaatatcattcccaagtatttatttttttttaactgttcactacggtattcccgatgcgtagtTTTAAGTGTTAAGCTTTTTTATGGATacatctagatcccaagtatctggattttccccgaagagtaataacctgtgttttggcctcgttgatttttatcccccaggtctggcAATATATGCAGAGATCTAATAAGTATTTCTcgatagcattagctgccttcCCGGTTCagaggctcgacgagaagatgagcgtgtcgtcagcgaactgtaatagttctgtgccgctttctgggattggagcgtcggccgtgaaaatgttgtagagtgtaggtcctAATTGGCTTTGAATATGGATGcatttttcgagggcaaccccatttcagttttttttccaaaGCGCCCCAGTAAGTGtaccgtgagttaaagtccccaccaaaaattaaatatttagatTTTGACTGGAGATCATTCAAgatttggccaagctttgtgacatctgagccACCGCCTGTTTGGTTTCCATGGCCTCGGCATATTTTTAGTCCAGCCAGCTTCCCTTCTCgcaaccatgtccttgtatgccgggcatcctcAGTAGTTGGCGAGATGTCTGGACTGGTCGTaattgcagcaagttggtttgtcagcggtgcgacttgggcatTCCCCCCTCACATGGGCTTTCGCGCACCTCACGCACCGGTgcacgatggagcaattgagagcgatatgcccgaagttttggcagttgtagcactgtaCTTCTTAACATGCTCGAATTTCccaagcgaaattttctggtggagaatatatttcaccttaaacGCTTCATTGAGCTCTTGTTCTAgctcgaaagtagccatgaacagccccgATTGCAATTTCAATGGAAGTGCCGGgttctggctgtgcagaagcttGTCGACTCGCGTGACTAGATTCGACACGCTTTTCACCTTTAGGTATCAGATACTCTTCATTGAGTTCGCCCATTATGTCAGCCGGGTCTGTCTCTCTGTGAAGACCACGGATGACTAAGGATTGAGTCCTTAAAGCTGGTGGGGTACTGGTTGTGGATGAAGTTGAATTCGCCGAAtcctcttcctcttcttggatgacgacTTCAAAgcacatctctccatcttgGTGATGTTGTTGCTCGTTCTGTTGTTGTTGCTTCACATATTGTTCTTGATGTTGCCGTTGTTCACGTTCACGTTTTTCATGTTGCAGATGTTGccgttgctgctgctccgacgttgcgattggcatCCTCCCTTCGATGGATGCCAAGCAATTTTAATTCAATGTTCTGTCCAGAACGTATACTTCCTTCTAGTTCTTAACAGTTCTCGATCAGCTTCCGCTCTTGATGACTGTTCGCTTCGAGAACTC is a window encoding:
- the LOC119646978 gene encoding dendritic arbor reduction protein 1-like, with translation MPIATSEQQQRQHLQHEKREREQRQHQEQYVKQQQQNEQQHHQDGEMCFEVVIQEEEEDSANSTSSTTSTPPALRTQSLVIRGLHRETDPADIMGELNEEYLIPKGEKRVESSHASRQASAQPEPGTSIEIAIGAVHGYFRARTRAQ